ttttctctttccttcccaggCAGCCGGGATTGCTTACCACCTGCAGCGTGCTTTCGGAGGCGGCGGCTGGCACGGAGGCCGGGCTACATGAGAAGCTCGACAGGGCCTGGGATCGGGTTCCTTTCCCCAGCAGTGGGCACACTGTTCCGGGTCCCAGGAGGGGTGCCTGGCGAGGAGTCCCACCACTcggagtccaggaccagagagtGTGGCCTTGACCTGAGAGGCCTCTTGGTCGGGAGCCCTGTTTCCAAGAGCGCAACAGCCCCTGCTGtgacctctgtgagaggaacctCAGCACACTTTGGGATTCAGCTCAGAGGTGGCACCAGATTGCCTGACAGGCTTAGcaggctgtgtggccctgggaaTGCTGGGTGGCAGCAAGAGTTTGCAGCCATGGACAGTTCTGAGACCTTGGACGCCAGCTGGGAGGCAGCCTGCAGTGATGGAGCAAGGCATGTCCAGGCTGCAGGCTCTGTGCCatcagcagagttgagtagcaaTCGCTGCAACCCTGGCTGTGGCCCTGAGGACCCCCCACCCCCTCCTGGCTCTCACATTGCCTTTGCCTCAAGCTTTAGCTTTATTCGGCTCTCGCTTGGCTCTGCCGGGGAACGTGGAGAAGCAGAAGGCTGCCCACCATCCAGAGAGGCCGAGTCCCCTTGCCAGAGCCCCCAGGAGATGGGAGCCAAAGCTGCCAGCTTGGATGGGCCTCATAAGGACCCTCGATGTCTCTCTCGGCCCTTCAGTCTCTTGGCTACACAGGTCTCAGAAGACTTGGCCCAGGCCGCCGGGAACAGCTCCAGGCCAGAGTGTGAGATTCATTCTTTACCAGACATGGACCCTGGTTCCTCCAGTTCTCTGGATCCCTCattggctggctgtggtggtgatGGGAGCAGTGGATCGGGGGATGCCCACTCTTGGGACACCCTGCTCAGGAAATGGGAGCCAGTGCTGCGGGACTGCCTGCTGAGAAACCGGAGGCAGGTGGAGGTCAGTGTCTCCTCCACCTCTGCAGCCCGAGATTGTCATGAGCTCAGATTAGCACTGGGCAGATGGCAGAAAATGAGGGGTTCTGGGCTCAACTGCTATCCTTCTAGAAGCTGCAGCAGCTCCTTTTGGAGCTGGCTGAACAAGGATGTTGCTACACTTCTGTCTCTTTGAATTGGACACAGATCTGCCCTCCCTTTTGTCTTCTCTGTCACGTAGGTGCTCAGATTTGCTCTCCATTGGGCCGCAGGCTCCTCCACAGGCCCCGGCCTAGGTGAGACATGGTTAACTGAGCTCAGCTCTGCTTTGAGACAGGAAACTGAGGGCAGGGGAGATGGAGCTGGGT
This Rhinopithecus roxellana isolate Shanxi Qingling chromosome 8, ASM756505v1, whole genome shotgun sequence DNA region includes the following protein-coding sequences:
- the DISC1 gene encoding disrupted in schizophrenia 1 protein isoform X10, encoding MPGGGPQGAPAAAGGGGVGHRAGSRDCLPPAACFRRRRLARRPGYMRSSTGPGIGFLSPAVGTLFRVPGGVPGEESHHSESRTRECGLDLRGLLVGSPVSKSATAPAVTSVRGTSAHFGIQLRGGTRLPDRLSRLCGPGNAGWQQEFAAMDSSETLDASWEAACSDGARHVQAAGSVPSAELSSNRCNPGCGPEDPPPPPGSHIAFASSFSFIRLSLGSAGERGEAEGCPPSREAESPCQSPQEMGAKAASLDGPHKDPRCLSRPFSLLATQVSEDLAQAAGNSSRPECEIHSLPDMDPGSSSSLDPSLAGCGGDGSSGSGDAHSWDTLLRKWEPVLRDCLLRNRRQVELRHYNKD
- the DISC1 gene encoding disrupted in schizophrenia 1 protein isoform X9 translates to MPGGGPQGAPAAAGGGGVGHRAGSRDCLPPAACFRRRRLARRPGYMRSSTGPGIGFLSPAVGTLFRVPGGVPGEESHHSESRTRECGLDLRGLLVGSPVSKSATAPAVTSVRGTSAHFGIQLRGGTRLPDRLSRLCGPGNAGWQQEFAAMDSSETLDASWEAACSDGARHVQAAGSVPSAELSSNRCNPGCGPEDPPPPPGSHIAFASSFSFIRLSLGSAGERGEAEGCPPSREAESPCQSPQEMGAKAASLDGPHKDPRCLSRPFSLLATQVSEDLAQAAGNSSRPECEIHSLPDMDPGSSSSLDPSLAGCGGDGSSGSGDAHSWDTLLRKWEPVLRDCLLRNRRQVEVISLRLKLQKLQEDAVKNDDYDKGLLEEVATSHLRLHT